A part of Limihaloglobus sulfuriphilus genomic DNA contains:
- a CDS encoding ATP-binding protein, which yields MRRLFWNLSIPFTVLILSAIILSSLISASAYRRFYFDDLKTNLETRLRLIEPRISAQALNDFKTLGTLSKEISDNTSMRITIIGPHGKVIADSDSNPAGMDNHLNRGEVLSALKSGTGFETRYSETLREKMLYAAIAVYAEGDSQLSYILRASKGVNAINAAYSDTFKSILKIIFAITIISAAVCFYISRRIARPLETLKTGAQHYADGNFDFKLCSSSTEEIASLAVSMNNMAAEIKKRIAQITDQKDQQAAILSDMSEGVLAIDADYKILLANSSACRLLGLKGDVRGRLLHDTVRLPAMLEYVDSVFEQGAQSSRQIRIGTSESLRFINLSASAIDTADRIHKVVIVLNDITEMQKLQEMRKDFVANVSHELKTPITSIKGFVETLLDGAIDDAQKSRHFLGIIRSQTDRLDAIINDLLTLSRLERAFEERLIHLCEEDVSSVIKSSVEICQYKAQAKDIAISIDCPEFLNARLNRTLFEQALANLIDNAVKYSPNGSSVTVSAEKDNGKINIAVKDNGPGIAPEHLARLFERFYRVDKARSRDRGGTGLGLSIVKHIAAAHSGSVSVDSQPGSGSTFIISIPDKPLL from the coding sequence ATGAGACGGCTCTTCTGGAACCTGAGCATACCGTTTACGGTTTTAATTCTCAGTGCGATAATACTTTCATCGTTAATCTCGGCATCTGCTTACAGACGTTTTTATTTTGATGATTTAAAAACCAACTTAGAGACGCGGCTGCGGCTGATTGAGCCGCGTATATCCGCTCAGGCTTTGAATGACTTTAAGACTCTGGGCACCTTAAGCAAAGAGATATCAGACAATACGTCAATGCGTATTACAATTATCGGCCCGCATGGAAAAGTCATAGCCGATTCCGACAGTAACCCTGCCGGCATGGACAACCATTTGAACCGCGGAGAGGTTTTGTCTGCCCTCAAGAGCGGAACCGGCTTTGAGACACGTTACAGCGAGACACTTAGAGAAAAGATGCTTTACGCTGCGATTGCTGTTTATGCGGAAGGTGATTCTCAGCTTAGTTATATTCTAAGGGCATCAAAGGGTGTTAATGCTATTAACGCGGCGTATAGTGACACTTTCAAGAGTATCCTAAAAATTATTTTTGCAATAACTATAATTTCTGCCGCTGTATGTTTTTATATTTCCAGACGAATTGCAAGACCGCTGGAAACGCTAAAGACCGGAGCTCAGCATTATGCTGATGGAAATTTTGATTTTAAACTGTGTTCTTCCAGCACCGAAGAAATAGCATCTCTTGCCGTGAGCATGAACAATATGGCGGCGGAAATCAAAAAACGCATTGCACAGATTACCGACCAGAAAGACCAGCAGGCAGCAATACTTAGCGATATGTCCGAAGGCGTATTGGCAATCGATGCCGATTACAAAATACTCCTGGCAAACTCCTCCGCGTGCAGGCTTTTAGGCCTCAAAGGTGACGTAAGAGGGCGGCTCCTCCACGATACTGTACGGCTGCCGGCGATGCTTGAGTATGTTGACAGTGTCTTTGAGCAGGGGGCCCAGAGCTCGCGTCAGATCAGAATCGGTACATCTGAGAGCCTTAGGTTCATCAATCTCAGCGCTTCTGCGATCGACACAGCCGACAGGATTCACAAAGTGGTCATAGTGCTTAATGATATTACAGAAATGCAGAAACTTCAGGAAATGCGCAAAGACTTTGTCGCCAACGTTTCGCATGAACTCAAAACCCCGATAACCTCCATAAAAGGCTTCGTCGAGACTCTCCTTGACGGGGCGATAGACGATGCTCAAAAATCCAGGCATTTTCTTGGAATCATTCGCAGCCAGACTGACCGGCTTGACGCTATAATAAACGATCTTCTGACATTATCGAGACTTGAAAGGGCCTTTGAAGAGAGGCTTATACACCTTTGCGAGGAAGATGTAAGCTCTGTGATAAAATCCTCCGTAGAAATCTGCCAATATAAGGCCCAGGCAAAGGACATAGCAATATCAATCGACTGCCCGGAATTTCTTAACGCCCGCCTGAATCGCACTTTGTTTGAACAGGCTCTTGCCAACCTGATCGATAACGCGGTAAAATACAGCCCGAACGGCAGCAGTGTTACAGTCTCGGCGGAGAAAGACAACGGTAAAATAAATATTGCCGTAAAAGACAACGGCCCCGGCATTGCTCCTGAACACTTGGCAAGACTTTTCGAGCGGTTCTACCGCGTAGATAAGGCACGCTCCAGAGACCGCGGCGGCACGGGACTGGGACTCTCAATAGTAAAACATATCGCCGCGGCACACAGCGGCAGTGTTTCCGTTGACTCACAACCAGGCAGCGGCAGCACCTTTATTATCTCCATTCCAGACAAACCGCTGCTTTAA